From a region of the bacterium genome:
- a CDS encoding sodium-translocating pyrophosphatase, whose translation MIEYLPIGISVLSLIFVAYLIVWIKRQPTGSESMQKISSAIKEGSNAFVKRQYKTIFWISVALGLGLFTIYAVNGDVTTGWQTLLAFTLGAVSSGVAGIVGMAMSTTANVRSAAASKNGFNAALQVAFKGGAITGLIVVSLSLLGISGLFLIYKYLGYELVKIPTMLVGYGFGASLVALFAQLGGGIYTKAADVGADLVGKVEAGIPEDDPRNPAVIADLVGDNVGDCAGRGADLFESTAAENIGAMILGAALFPYFGVGGVIFPLVLRAFGLIATIVGIFAVKAKENESPMAALNRGYYVTLVLAAIAFYFTAKMLLGASYLWFFGAGMVGILTSLAFVYITQYYTESRFRPVSSIADASKTGSGTNVIMGFSVGLESTGMTVVAIVSALLGAYWLGEQSGIPGGGLYGTAAATMGMLATAAYILAMDTFGPITDNGAGIVELSGESGDFRKVMDKLDTAGNTTKALTKGYAIGSAALAAFLLFSAYLTEVRLEVVDLAKVDVFVGAMLGAMLVFLFSALNIRAVGKAAYYIINEVRRQFREHPGIMQGTEKPDYSTAIDITTRGALKEMVLPGVLVIVMPIVVGLTLKAEAEAGFLMVATIAGILLATTLNNAGGAWDNAKKWIEEGNYGGKGSDAHKAAVTGDTVGDPFKDTAGPSLHVLIKLLATLSLVLAPLFV comes from the coding sequence ATGATTGAGTACCTGCCAATCGGTATTTCCGTATTATCGTTAATCTTCGTCGCGTATCTTATCGTGTGGATCAAGCGTCAGCCGACCGGATCGGAGAGCATGCAGAAGATTTCGTCTGCTATTAAGGAAGGATCGAATGCTTTCGTGAAGCGGCAATATAAGACCATTTTCTGGATTTCGGTCGCGTTGGGACTCGGCCTTTTTACTATCTACGCCGTGAATGGGGATGTGACCACGGGCTGGCAGACCTTGCTGGCGTTTACGCTCGGCGCGGTTTCTTCGGGCGTCGCGGGTATCGTGGGTATGGCGATGTCTACGACTGCGAATGTGCGTTCGGCGGCTGCCTCTAAAAACGGTTTTAACGCTGCGCTTCAGGTGGCGTTCAAGGGCGGAGCAATTACCGGATTGATTGTGGTGAGTTTGTCGCTACTCGGCATTTCCGGATTGTTTCTTATTTATAAATATTTGGGATACGAATTAGTGAAGATTCCGACGATGCTTGTGGGCTATGGCTTTGGCGCGTCGCTCGTGGCGCTCTTCGCGCAACTCGGTGGAGGCATTTACACCAAAGCGGCTGATGTGGGCGCGGATTTGGTGGGTAAGGTTGAAGCGGGCATTCCGGAAGATGACCCGAGGAACCCTGCGGTCATCGCGGACCTCGTTGGTGACAATGTGGGTGACTGCGCCGGACGTGGCGCGGACCTTTTTGAATCCACCGCGGCGGAAAATATCGGCGCGATGATTCTTGGCGCGGCGCTCTTCCCATATTTTGGCGTCGGCGGTGTTATTTTCCCGCTGGTGCTTCGCGCCTTCGGTTTAATCGCGACGATTGTCGGCATATTCGCGGTGAAGGCAAAAGAAAATGAAAGTCCGATGGCGGCCTTAAATCGTGGATACTATGTAACATTGGTGCTCGCGGCAATCGCATTTTACTTTACGGCGAAAATGCTTTTGGGCGCGTCGTATTTGTGGTTCTTTGGCGCCGGCATGGTGGGAATCTTGACCAGCTTGGCATTTGTCTACATTACGCAGTACTACACCGAGTCGCGTTTTCGGCCTGTTTCTTCCATTGCTGATGCGTCAAAGACCGGTTCCGGCACGAACGTGATTATGGGCTTCTCCGTCGGTTTGGAGTCAACCGGCATGACGGTTGTGGCGATTGTTTCCGCGTTGCTTGGCGCGTATTGGTTGGGTGAACAGTCCGGTATTCCCGGCGGCGGGCTTTATGGCACGGCCGCGGCCACTATGGGAATGCTCGCGACTGCAGCGTATATTCTTGCGATGGATACCTTTGGTCCCATCACCGACAATGGCGCGGGTATTGTGGAGCTCTCCGGCGAGTCCGGTGATTTCCGCAAAGTGATGGATAAGCTGGACACGGCGGGCAACACCACAAAGGCATTAACAAAGGGCTACGCCATCGGTTCTGCCGCGCTTGCCGCGTTCCTGCTGTTCTCTGCGTATCTTACGGAGGTGCGTCTGGAAGTTGTTGATCTTGCAAAGGTAGATGTGTTCGTCGGCGCGATGCTTGGCGCAATGTTAGTATTCTTGTTCTCGGCGCTCAACATTAGAGCTGTCGGCAAAGCTGCGTACTACATCATCAACGAAGTACGCCGGCAGTTCCGCGAACACCCGGGCATTATGCAGGGCACGGAGAAGCCGGATTATTCAACCGCGATTGATATCACGACGCGCGGCGCGTTAAAGGAAATGGTACTTCCGGGTGTACTTGTTATTGTGATGCCGATTGTCGTGGGTCTGACCCTCAAAGCCGAAGCTGAAGCCGGGTTTTTGATGGTCGCGACCATTGCCGGTATCTTGCTTGCAACAACGCTGAACAACGCCGGTGGCGCGTGGGACAACGCGAAGAAGTGGATTGA
- the nusA gene encoding transcription termination factor NusA, giving the protein MIDLKNLARAVEQVSTEKGIDATRVIEAIESSIAAAYKKEYEKRGEVVRAKLDFKSGALKFWQVKIVADETTVDTTKYDEAQLEESSEVKKERGAAVKAVEVPVEMPVEGEEEKLPRYNSDRHILIDEAKKINKDIQLGEEMLFPLEPHEDFGRIAAQTAKQVILQRLREAERDSILKEFQNREGEIVSGIVQRMEHGNVYVDLGRTTGVMFQAEMIPYEHYRIGERLRFYVLAVQDDARLPGIILSRAHPKFISKLFAIEVPEVADGSVEIKGIAREPGSRTKVAVASKAQGVDPVGSCVGQRGTRVMALSNELGQEKLDIIEWSEDAATFVGNALSPAKAQRAEVNDRHEARVYVSDDQLSLAIGKGGQNVRLAAKLTGWKIDVRSEAKPDEALVGGVAEGVSGEAAPTKTEEKKEE; this is encoded by the coding sequence ATGATTGATCTAAAAAATTTAGCGAGGGCGGTAGAACAGGTATCCACGGAAAAAGGCATTGATGCCACCCGTGTTATTGAGGCGATTGAATCGTCCATCGCCGCGGCATATAAAAAGGAATACGAAAAGCGCGGGGAAGTTGTCCGCGCGAAATTGGATTTCAAGAGCGGCGCCCTGAAGTTTTGGCAGGTGAAAATCGTTGCTGATGAAACAACCGTTGATACGACGAAGTACGATGAGGCGCAATTAGAGGAGTCGAGCGAAGTCAAAAAAGAAAGAGGCGCAGCGGTAAAAGCCGTCGAAGTTCCGGTAGAGATGCCCGTGGAAGGTGAAGAAGAAAAACTTCCGCGCTATAATTCCGACCGACACATTTTGATTGATGAGGCGAAGAAAATTAACAAAGACATCCAGTTAGGCGAGGAAATGTTGTTTCCATTGGAGCCGCACGAGGACTTCGGCCGCATTGCCGCGCAAACCGCGAAGCAGGTTATTTTACAGCGCTTGCGGGAAGCGGAGCGAGATTCGATTTTGAAGGAGTTTCAGAATCGCGAAGGTGAAATTGTGAGCGGTATCGTTCAGCGCATGGAGCACGGTAATGTATATGTGGATTTGGGCCGCACGACCGGCGTTATGTTTCAAGCCGAGATGATTCCGTATGAGCATTATCGCATCGGCGAGCGGCTCCGTTTCTACGTCTTGGCGGTGCAAGATGACGCGCGTCTTCCCGGCATTATTCTTTCGCGCGCGCATCCGAAATTTATCAGCAAGTTGTTCGCGATTGAAGTTCCCGAAGTTGCCGATGGTAGTGTGGAGATTAAAGGCATCGCGCGGGAACCGGGGAGCCGAACTAAAGTCGCTGTTGCGTCAAAAGCGCAAGGCGTTGATCCGGTGGGTTCGTGCGTTGGCCAACGCGGCACACGCGTGATGGCGCTTTCTAATGAACTTGGACAGGAAAAATTGGATATCATTGAGTGGTCTGAAGATGCGGCGACGTTTGTCGGTAACGCGCTCTCTCCCGCAAAAGCGCAACGCGCGGAGGTGAATGACCGGCATGAGGCGCGCGTGTATGTGTCCGATGACCAGTTGAGTTTGGCTATCGGTAAAGGCGGACAAAATGTGCGGCTCGCGGCAAAACTGACGGGCTGGAAGATCGATGTGCGTTCGGAAGCAAAACCGGACGAGGCGCTCGTCGGGGGCGTTGCGGAAGGCGTGAGCGGGGAAGCTGCTCCCACGAAGACGGAAGAGAAAAAAGAAGAATAG
- a CDS encoding alpha/beta fold hydrolase, with protein sequence MDITPVAVTIKTLDGIDIAGTFYDVPDPKGGVVFLHMMPAVKDSWDELALRFAGEGYLALAIDLRGHGESEGGPNGYTKYTDEEHQKSILDVDAAVKYLLAKGVAVDRVVLMGASIGANLALKYIADHPDFKTAILLSAGSNYRGIMTLPAAEALKPAARMFFVTSRDDNSNSDETQKIFSSIPKDVEKRLHIYEHAGHGTNMLGKEPKLTGLIMEFVKATSGEKE encoded by the coding sequence ATGGACATTACACCCGTCGCAGTGACCATAAAGACGCTGGACGGCATTGATATCGCCGGGACATTTTACGATGTTCCTGATCCCAAAGGAGGCGTGGTTTTTTTGCATATGATGCCGGCGGTGAAAGATTCTTGGGATGAGCTGGCGCTCCGGTTTGCCGGTGAAGGATATCTCGCACTCGCCATTGATTTGCGCGGCCACGGCGAATCGGAAGGCGGTCCGAACGGCTATACAAAATATACTGATGAGGAGCATCAAAAAAGTATTTTGGATGTGGACGCGGCGGTGAAATACTTGCTGGCGAAAGGTGTGGCGGTGGATAGGGTTGTGCTCATGGGTGCTTCCATCGGCGCAAACTTGGCGTTGAAGTACATCGCGGATCATCCGGACTTCAAGACGGCAATTCTGCTTTCTGCCGGTTCAAACTATCGCGGCATTATGACGCTGCCGGCGGCGGAGGCATTGAAGCCGGCCGCGCGAATGTTTTTTGTGACGTCGCGTGATGACAACAGCAATAGCGACGAGACCCAGAAGATTTTTTCTTCAATACCTAAAGATGTAGAAAAGCGTTTGCATATCTATGAACATGCGGGTCATGGGACGAATATGTTGGGCAAAGAGCCGAAGTTGACAGGTCTTATTATGGAGTTTGTGAAAGCGACTAGCGGAGAGAAGGAGTAG
- a CDS encoding SIMPL domain-containing protein (The SIMPL domain is named for its presence in mouse protein SIMPL (signalling molecule that associates with mouse pelle-like kinase). Bacterial member BP26, from Brucella, was shown to assemble into a channel-like structure, while YggE from E. coli has been associated with resistance to oxidative stress.), with product MIKEAKNYFWVLIDVALIVTIVFGTWCAVYYVGRYTASLPITRTITISAEGKIVAEPDIAKLSFSVVSEGKDPEVIQRDNTVKMNDAIAFIKAQDVDAKDIKTSGYNLSPRYDYDEKKRTSYISGYTLTQTVSVQLRDFAKISPILGQLPSLGINQIQGVNFEVEDPEKYLVMAREEAFDRAYSKAAAMARQNGVRIGRVVTFSEGSQGGPIYLRSFEAMAMKSDGGAPAPTIEPGSEEVRVNVSVTYELR from the coding sequence ATGATCAAGGAAGCAAAAAATTATTTCTGGGTGTTGATTGACGTCGCGCTTATTGTCACGATCGTGTTCGGCACATGGTGCGCGGTGTATTACGTCGGGCGTTATACCGCTTCGCTTCCCATCACGCGAACGATAACTATTTCGGCGGAAGGTAAAATTGTTGCTGAACCGGATATCGCAAAACTTTCCTTTTCTGTTGTTTCTGAAGGCAAGGATCCGGAGGTAATTCAGCGCGACAACACGGTGAAGATGAATGACGCGATAGCTTTCATTAAAGCGCAGGATGTTGACGCGAAAGATATAAAAACATCCGGGTACAACCTTTCACCGCGTTATGATTATGACGAAAAAAAGCGTACGAGTTACATTTCCGGCTACACACTGACGCAGACCGTTTCGGTACAGCTGCGCGACTTTGCGAAAATATCGCCGATACTGGGACAGCTTCCATCTCTTGGCATTAATCAAATCCAAGGCGTCAATTTTGAAGTTGAAGACCCGGAGAAATATCTGGTGATGGCGCGTGAAGAAGCGTTTGATCGCGCGTACTCCAAAGCCGCAGCTATGGCAAGACAGAACGGCGTCCGTATCGGGCGCGTGGTCACCTTTAGCGAAGGGTCCCAAGGCGGCCCGATCTATCTTCGTTCATTTGAGGCGATGGCAATGAAGTCGGATGGTGGCGCTCCCGCGCCGACGATTGAGCCGGGGAGTGAGGAGGTTAGAGTAAATGTGAGCGTGACGTACGAGCTCCGGTAG
- a CDS encoding triose-phosphate isomerase produces the protein MKLIIANWKMHPATVEEAVALARATDIEGLVIAPPPTFLEVVGKELKNAELGAQDVSDDLASLGARYVIVGHSDRRRLGETDEMIANKMKTAVDAGLIPVLCVGESREEHDAGQAKEVVARELRIGLSRVGQSNVNSQMSIVIAYEPIWAISTNKNAAADTPENAVNMVLYIGEEIQRLGITVPIPVLYGGSVNAANAAGFLKEKTIGGALVGGASLKPEEIKAIVGIAADR, from the coding sequence ATGAAGCTAATAATTGCTAACTGGAAAATGCACCCAGCGACCGTTGAAGAAGCGGTTGCGTTGGCGCGCGCAACGGATATTGAGGGGCTTGTGATTGCGCCGCCACCCACGTTTTTGGAAGTCGTCGGGAAGGAGTTGAAAAACGCGGAGCTCGGTGCGCAGGATGTTTCGGATGACCTTGCATCGCTTGGTGCGCGGTATGTTATCGTCGGTCATTCCGATCGGCGGCGGCTCGGTGAAACCGACGAGATGATTGCGAATAAAATGAAGACGGCGGTGGATGCCGGACTTATTCCGGTACTCTGCGTCGGCGAATCGCGCGAGGAACATGATGCCGGTCAGGCGAAAGAAGTCGTCGCCCGCGAGCTTCGCATCGGTTTATCTCGAGTGGGCCAGTCAAATGTTAATAGTCAAATGTCAATTGTTATAGCATATGAGCCCATCTGGGCCATCAGCACAAACAAAAATGCCGCAGCCGATACTCCGGAAAATGCGGTAAACATGGTACTATATATAGGAGAGGAGATTCAACGGCTTGGCATCACTGTGCCGATTCCCGTACTCTACGGCGGTTCGGTCAATGCCGCGAACGCCGCAGGATTTTTAAAGGAAAAAACAATTGGCGGAGCGCTCGTTGGCGGCGCGAGTTTGAAACCGGAGGAAATTAAAGCAATCGTTGGGATTGCCGCCGATCGTTGA